In one window of Meiothermus sp. DNA:
- a CDS encoding nucleoside triphosphate pyrophosphatase → MTSLPTLILASQSPRRAELLKRLSIPFEARPADIDEESLGHLEPAPMAEALAAKKAQTIWQPGQWVLAADTVVALDTEVLGKPRSPEENKAFLHRLSGRTHTVYTGFAIQQPEGHLHSEVVEAKVAFRDLQEWELEWYASSGEGLDKAGGYGAQGLGMVLIERIEGDFYTVMGLPVSRVWQRLYQLGYFGQR, encoded by the coding sequence ATGACTTCTCTCCCCACCCTCATCCTGGCCTCGCAAAGCCCCCGCCGTGCTGAGCTGCTAAAGCGACTATCTATTCCCTTCGAAGCACGCCCTGCTGATATAGACGAAGAGTCTTTGGGGCACCTCGAGCCAGCTCCCATGGCCGAAGCCCTGGCCGCAAAAAAAGCCCAGACCATCTGGCAGCCGGGGCAGTGGGTACTGGCCGCCGATACCGTGGTGGCGCTAGATACCGAGGTTCTGGGCAAACCGCGAAGCCCTGAGGAAAACAAGGCCTTCTTACATCGGCTTTCAGGCCGCACCCATACGGTCTATACGGGCTTTGCCATCCAGCAGCCCGAGGGGCACCTGCACAGCGAAGTGGTCGAAGCAAAGGTTGCCTTTCGGGATTTGCAAGAGTGGGAGCTCGAGTGGTACGCCAGTAGCGGCGAGGGACTGGACAAGGCCGGAGGATATGGGGCACAAGGTTTGGGAATGGTGCTTATCGAGCGCATCGAGGGCGATTTTTACACCGTGATGGGACTGCCGGTGAGTCGGGTCTGGCAACGGCTATACCAACTGGGCTACTTTGGCCAAAGATAG
- a CDS encoding roadblock/LC7 domain-containing protein, with protein MKMLETLVPLGVRQAILTSQDGLVIESAGKETPEPELLAAELATLARASRTLAKSLGGDLRRFTIATEHREVLVVVFGGYFLGAVVEKGADRKSIGNELSRLALRLAQTI; from the coding sequence ATGAAAATGCTCGAGACCCTCGTACCACTGGGAGTCCGCCAGGCCATCCTAACCAGTCAGGACGGGCTGGTGATCGAAAGCGCAGGCAAGGAAACTCCAGAGCCCGAGCTGTTGGCTGCCGAGCTGGCCACCCTCGCCAGAGCCAGCCGCACTCTGGCCAAGAGCCTGGGAGGAGACTTACGGCGCTTCACCATCGCTACTGAACACCGGGAGGTGCTGGTGGTGGTATTTGGTGGCTATTTTCTGGGAGCAGTGGTTGAGAAGGGCGCGGATCGCAAGAGCATCGGCAACGAGCTTTCACGTCTAGCCCTGCGCCTGGCGCAAACAATCTAG
- a CDS encoding YbaB/EbfC family nucleoid-associated protein — translation MNIQKIMKEAQKAQKKAAEVQERLGGMMVVGSAGGGLVEVTANGHGQIVGVKLKPEAVDKDDLEALEDLLLVAVQDAQKKAHDLSEKEMSRELGGIGNMLGGMF, via the coding sequence ATGAACATCCAGAAAATCATGAAAGAGGCCCAAAAAGCCCAGAAAAAAGCTGCCGAGGTACAGGAGAGGCTGGGCGGCATGATGGTGGTGGGCAGCGCTGGCGGGGGCCTGGTCGAGGTCACGGCCAACGGTCACGGGCAAATTGTGGGGGTCAAGCTCAAACCCGAAGCCGTGGACAAGGACGACCTCGAGGCCCTCGAAGACCTGCTCCTAGTGGCTGTCCAGGATGCCCAAAAAAAGGCCCACGACCTTTCAGAAAAAGAGATGAGCCGGGAACTCGGCGGCATCGGCAACATGCTGGGGGGGATGTTCTAA
- a CDS encoding S9 family peptidase gives MTTDLLYQLRFLSDLTEGPGGKPLFVYTDIERPEKEPPRYRSRLAMWDGEMHLLTQGEAKSPFWRGRYIYFTRKVDKAPQLFRLPLSGGEAEQITQFKAGIEGYKVSPDGSRIALLTRGDYEPPKPDEPRTYETWPVKFDARGLLPGQPRELWLWENATARPLVKLAQDVEEVVWNAVGNGLYFTASGSPQERWGWIQRAYHVGLDGHIDELFGGVGPIGGLEPTPDGGLVYLAHAWERGGGTESRLYYRGLDGNIRLLAQGSFLNSVNSDMRIGAGVQTPRVGPDGRVYVVVTHQGSARLLAVTLGGEVRFFSPQEFNILGFAFCGNDLYTLSENFTHGARLTRRGEVLFDPNAGVLPELPTPQEVRYEAPEGHTVQGWVLLPEGEGPHPVVLYIHGGPHTAFGNALMLQLQLFRAAGIAVAYCNPRGSTGYGQDYVELDKRWGDIDEKDLLGFLDHVLAQFPLDSRRIGVAGGSYGGFMTNWLTARHPARFKAAVTDRSICNWTSFYGASDIGPRFTYLQLGARPWENPEVLWQKSPLSLAHQVQTPTLVVHSEQDHRCPIDQGETWYTVLLQKGVPTRFFRVPEEGHELSRAGRPDRRIARLNAYLEWFKVHL, from the coding sequence GTGACAACCGACCTGCTGTATCAACTCCGCTTCTTGTCCGACCTGACCGAAGGCCCTGGTGGCAAACCCCTTTTTGTTTACACCGACATCGAGCGACCCGAAAAAGAGCCCCCTCGCTACCGCTCCCGCCTGGCCATGTGGGATGGGGAGATGCATTTGCTAACACAGGGCGAGGCCAAATCGCCCTTCTGGCGGGGGCGCTACATTTATTTCACCCGCAAGGTAGACAAGGCACCGCAACTTTTTCGCTTGCCCCTTTCGGGTGGCGAGGCCGAGCAGATCACACAGTTCAAAGCTGGCATAGAGGGTTACAAGGTGAGCCCCGATGGCAGCCGGATCGCCCTGCTAACCCGAGGCGACTACGAGCCCCCCAAACCCGACGAACCCCGCACATACGAAACCTGGCCGGTCAAATTCGATGCTAGGGGTTTGTTGCCGGGGCAGCCCAGGGAACTCTGGCTGTGGGAAAACGCAACCGCCAGGCCGCTGGTCAAACTCGCTCAGGACGTCGAAGAGGTGGTTTGGAACGCGGTGGGCAACGGGTTATACTTCACCGCTTCGGGTTCGCCCCAGGAACGCTGGGGCTGGATTCAGCGGGCTTATCACGTAGGGTTGGACGGGCATATAGATGAGCTGTTTGGAGGGGTGGGGCCTATCGGCGGCCTCGAGCCCACCCCGGACGGCGGGCTGGTCTACCTGGCCCATGCCTGGGAACGGGGGGGTGGTACGGAGTCCAGGCTCTATTACCGGGGGCTGGACGGAAATATTCGCTTGCTGGCCCAGGGTTCTTTCCTTAACTCGGTGAACTCAGATATGCGTATCGGCGCCGGCGTACAAACCCCCAGGGTGGGGCCCGATGGTCGGGTTTACGTGGTGGTCACCCACCAGGGTTCGGCCCGCCTGCTGGCGGTGACCTTGGGGGGAGAGGTGCGGTTCTTCAGCCCGCAGGAGTTCAACATCCTGGGCTTTGCCTTTTGTGGCAACGACCTTTACACCCTCTCGGAAAATTTCACCCACGGCGCTCGCCTGACCCGCCGGGGAGAGGTACTCTTCGACCCCAATGCCGGTGTGTTGCCCGAACTGCCCACCCCCCAAGAGGTGCGCTACGAGGCACCCGAGGGTCATACCGTGCAGGGCTGGGTGTTGCTGCCCGAAGGCGAGGGCCCCCATCCCGTTGTTCTCTACATTCACGGCGGCCCCCACACCGCTTTTGGCAATGCCCTGATGTTGCAGTTGCAGCTCTTCCGGGCCGCTGGCATTGCCGTGGCCTACTGCAACCCCAGGGGTTCGACGGGCTACGGTCAGGACTATGTGGAGCTGGATAAGCGCTGGGGCGATATTGACGAAAAAGACTTATTGGGCTTTTTGGATCATGTGCTGGCGCAGTTTCCCCTGGATTCCCGCCGGATTGGGGTGGCGGGGGGCTCGTATGGCGGCTTTATGACCAACTGGCTTACCGCCCGGCACCCAGCCCGATTCAAAGCCGCCGTGACCGACCGAAGCATCTGCAACTGGACGAGCTTTTATGGGGCCTCCGATATCGGGCCGCGCTTTACCTATCTGCAACTGGGGGCCAGACCCTGGGAGAACCCCGAGGTGCTGTGGCAAAAAAGCCCGCTCTCGCTGGCGCACCAGGTACAAACCCCCACCCTGGTGGTGCACTCTGAACAAGACCACCGTTGCCCCATAGATCAGGGCGAGACCTGGTATACGGTCTTGCTGCAAAAAGGGGTGCCCACCCGGTTTTTCCGAGTGCCCGAGGAGGGCCACGAACTGAGTCGGGCGGGTCGCCCTGACCGCCGCATTGCGCGTCTAAATGCTTATCTGGAGTGGTTTAAGGTGCATTTGTAA
- a CDS encoding phospholipase D-like domain-containing protein: MRRRSIFSQLPSVWSLLRPLGGRGRTRRSGDRIWLFLLLLVVVGYLVWDTYFRPVPQVYQAPGGLELYFAPAQGRAAKNRLINLINSAQNRIEVAALELEDREIGQALARAAVRGVRVRMFNDSDYRIETRESLGVKSSSQARCETLQQVRVCYDSRNNALMHHKFVLIDDLGVWTGSANLTWNAFERNNENSLWLPVRGLVDVYRAEFNTIFAGQESGLGRSERFLIGSTEGTVYFSPAGGREGRGAILELLKRANRDIWIAAFVLTDTRMVEALVQAHRRGVRVRVVIEARNLENSRDETLKQAGIDVRKDDNPYTMHHKVMVVDGEWVVTGSYNFTSSGFSRNNENLLILRDSNLAQRYQREVEATWRAGSRL; the protein is encoded by the coding sequence ATGCGTCGCCGCTCAATTTTCAGCCAACTGCCCAGCGTGTGGAGCTTACTGCGGCCCCTTGGGGGTCGTGGCCGAACCCGCCGCAGCGGCGACCGAATCTGGCTTTTTCTGCTGCTGCTGGTGGTGGTGGGGTATTTGGTCTGGGATACCTACTTCCGCCCGGTTCCCCAGGTCTACCAAGCCCCGGGGGGGCTCGAGCTCTATTTTGCTCCAGCGCAAGGTCGGGCAGCCAAAAACCGCCTGATTAACCTGATTAATTCCGCCCAAAACCGGATTGAGGTAGCCGCGCTCGAGCTCGAAGACCGCGAGATCGGCCAGGCCCTCGCTCGGGCTGCCGTCCGGGGGGTGCGGGTGCGGATGTTCAACGATTCGGATTACCGCATTGAAACCCGCGAAAGTCTGGGCGTAAAAAGCAGCAGCCAGGCCCGCTGCGAAACCCTCCAGCAAGTGCGGGTCTGCTACGACAGCCGCAACAACGCGCTGATGCACCACAAGTTTGTGTTGATTGACGACCTGGGCGTCTGGACCGGCAGCGCCAACCTGACCTGGAACGCCTTCGAGCGCAACAACGAAAACAGCCTGTGGCTTCCGGTGCGGGGTCTGGTGGACGTATACCGGGCCGAGTTCAATACCATCTTCGCGGGCCAGGAAAGTGGTCTGGGCCGCTCCGAGCGATTCCTGATCGGCTCCACCGAGGGCACCGTCTACTTTAGCCCGGCGGGAGGCCGCGAGGGCCGGGGTGCTATTCTCGAGTTGCTGAAGCGGGCCAATCGAGATATCTGGATTGCCGCTTTTGTCCTGACCGACACCCGCATGGTCGAGGCGCTCGTGCAAGCCCACCGGAGGGGGGTTCGGGTCCGGGTGGTGATAGAAGCGCGAAACCTGGAAAACTCACGGGATGAAACCTTGAAGCAAGCTGGAATTGATGTCCGCAAGGACGACAACCCCTACACCATGCACCACAAAGTGATGGTGGTGGATGGCGAGTGGGTGGTCACAGGAAGCTACAACTTTACCAGCTCCGGTTTTAGTCGGAACAACGAAAACCTGCTCATTTTGCGCGACAGCAACCTGGCACAGCGCTACCAGCGTGAAGTGGAGGCCACCTGGCGTGCTGGAAGCCGCTTGTAG
- a CDS encoding PP2C family serine/threonine-protein phosphatase, with the protein MRLARLEIATESNIGRRRRNNEDFHRVAVHPTPAGNLVLLAVADGMGGAEAGELASKLAIEGVSSAAKSYAEHAATGRPGVGLNLVMDKAFKLSQRRIVQEGERVPSRKGMGTTLTAVMLTEWNRQAVIGHVGDTRAYRYSSGRWTMLTQDHSWVAQQVRQGVLTADQAEDHPWKHMLTQALGLSDVRHDIISVNFAPGEVLVLATDGLYGLVPPEEWNITGDLQSALESWVSKALVRGGTDNITVVAARFK; encoded by the coding sequence ATGCGATTGGCACGGCTTGAAATTGCCACAGAATCCAATATTGGTCGTCGTCGTAGAAACAACGAGGACTTTCACCGCGTTGCCGTACACCCGACCCCCGCCGGCAACCTGGTCTTGCTGGCCGTGGCCGATGGTATGGGGGGGGCCGAAGCGGGTGAGCTGGCCAGCAAGCTGGCTATTGAAGGCGTTAGCTCCGCCGCCAAATCCTACGCCGAACACGCCGCTACGGGTCGCCCTGGGGTGGGGCTCAACCTGGTCATGGACAAGGCCTTCAAACTATCCCAGCGGCGGATCGTACAAGAAGGCGAGCGGGTGCCTTCACGCAAGGGCATGGGCACCACCCTCACCGCCGTCATGCTGACCGAATGGAACCGGCAAGCCGTGATTGGGCACGTGGGCGATACCCGCGCCTACCGCTACTCCTCGGGCCGCTGGACGATGTTGACCCAGGATCACTCCTGGGTGGCCCAGCAGGTGCGCCAGGGGGTACTCACCGCCGACCAGGCCGAAGACCACCCCTGGAAGCACATGTTGACCCAAGCCCTGGGGCTGTCCGATGTCCGGCACGACATTATCTCGGTGAACTTTGCTCCTGGCGAGGTGCTGGTGCTGGCCACCGATGGACTCTATGGCCTGGTGCCCCCGGAAGAATGGAACATTACCGGCGATTTGCAGTCGGCTCTCGAGAGCTGGGTCAGCAAGGCTTTGGTGCGTGGTGGAACAGACAACATCACGGTGGTTGCTGCGAGGTTCAAATGA
- a CDS encoding protein kinase — translation MSYLIALLLVGISAALILRVGRTWMMLALVALVLGGLVVLGAQPLVLATALLLGLASMWAPKSTRVAFKPRPKPAPRPPKTKPNPKVSLGNSVTGLEALYDIQEKVGIGGMATVYKGRSKKDGRLIALKIPQEKYIGDPRFVRRFHREAELLAHLDHPGIVKVYDHGNQGDTHYIAMEFLDGEGLDRLIENKRLGIRSIVEVMSRVAEALQHIHAQGIIHRDIKPGNIMVLKNAVRDDGSVDPRGVRLMDFGIAAGKVLTRLTITGARIGTPVYMSPEQAKGQRIDHKSDIYSFGVVFYEALCGQPPFQGAYEAVIHQQITQMPTPPKQVNPDIPQVLSDLVYRMLEKDPEKRPGLEAVLEVLRGKWQEDPGLTAPLYLALAVETKKGTLRLMDLNGTLMRMWSGVGSGRGMFPSPPLSISVDKDGGFWISLFEYGGGAVRLVHRFDVEGEITHSIAPYGMKLGELLYPISLAAVPDGLLVLDGEACTITRFDLEGNPVARFGGSGQGRGTFESPRAMLASRNYIFVLDYGNRQVQRLDHSGQYVSRYAFRKSRESQELRLLGGLGLTPDDQLLIYDADSQKIRKLSLEGEVLLSLPLPVADGEDPTSQVEMVVLDDTIYAIRRGGTRIHRVKLSGQSLPSLEVYAPLRGIAFWHNTQKAKVNAPIDLSAQAFD, via the coding sequence ATGAGCTACCTGATTGCTTTGTTGCTGGTCGGCATCTCCGCCGCTCTGATCTTGCGCGTAGGACGTACCTGGATGATGCTGGCATTGGTAGCGCTGGTGCTGGGTGGATTGGTGGTGCTGGGGGCTCAGCCCCTGGTGCTGGCTACGGCCCTGTTGTTGGGCCTGGCTTCGATGTGGGCTCCTAAATCCACCCGGGTGGCCTTCAAACCCCGCCCCAAGCCCGCACCCCGACCCCCCAAGACCAAGCCCAACCCCAAGGTATCGCTCGGGAACAGCGTCACTGGCCTCGAGGCCCTCTACGATATCCAGGAAAAGGTCGGCATCGGTGGTATGGCCACGGTTTACAAGGGTCGCAGCAAAAAAGATGGCCGTCTGATTGCCCTCAAAATTCCCCAGGAAAAATACATTGGCGACCCCCGGTTTGTACGACGCTTCCACCGCGAGGCCGAACTGCTGGCCCACCTCGACCATCCGGGCATCGTAAAGGTGTATGACCACGGCAACCAGGGCGATACCCACTACATCGCCATGGAATTTCTCGATGGTGAGGGGCTGGATCGCTTGATCGAAAACAAGCGCCTGGGGATCAGGAGCATCGTGGAAGTGATGAGCCGGGTAGCCGAGGCCCTCCAGCACATTCACGCGCAGGGCATCATTCACCGCGACATCAAGCCCGGCAACATCATGGTGCTCAAGAATGCCGTGCGTGACGATGGCAGCGTGGATCCTCGGGGGGTGCGCCTGATGGACTTCGGGATTGCCGCCGGTAAGGTGCTGACCCGCCTGACCATCACCGGGGCCCGCATCGGTACCCCGGTCTACATGAGCCCCGAACAGGCCAAGGGCCAGCGCATCGATCACAAGTCCGACATTTACAGCTTTGGGGTGGTGTTCTACGAAGCCCTGTGCGGTCAACCCCCCTTCCAGGGGGCCTACGAGGCGGTCATCCATCAACAGATTACCCAGATGCCCACCCCGCCCAAGCAGGTTAACCCGGATATTCCGCAGGTGCTCTCCGATCTGGTCTACCGCATGCTGGAAAAAGACCCGGAAAAACGCCCTGGTCTGGAGGCAGTGCTGGAAGTGTTGCGCGGTAAGTGGCAGGAAGACCCGGGTCTTACTGCCCCCCTCTACCTGGCCCTGGCCGTGGAGACCAAGAAGGGCACCCTGCGCCTGATGGACCTGAATGGCACCCTGATGCGGATGTGGAGTGGGGTGGGCAGCGGGCGGGGTATGTTCCCCTCGCCCCCGCTCTCCATTTCGGTGGATAAAGACGGCGGCTTCTGGATTAGCCTGTTCGAGTATGGCGGTGGTGCGGTACGGTTGGTACACCGCTTCGATGTGGAGGGTGAGATCACCCACTCGATTGCGCCCTATGGGATGAAGCTGGGTGAACTGCTTTATCCCATCTCGCTGGCGGCGGTGCCCGATGGCCTGCTGGTGCTGGATGGTGAGGCCTGTACCATTACCCGCTTCGACCTGGAAGGTAACCCCGTGGCCCGCTTTGGGGGTTCTGGGCAGGGCCGGGGCACCTTCGAATCGCCCCGGGCCATGCTGGCCAGCCGCAACTATATTTTCGTCCTCGACTACGGCAATCGCCAGGTACAGCGCCTGGATCATAGCGGACAGTACGTTTCGCGCTACGCCTTTCGCAAAAGCCGGGAGTCGCAAGAACTGCGGCTGCTGGGTGGCCTGGGCCTGACCCCCGACGACCAGCTTTTGATTTACGACGCGGACAGCCAGAAAATTCGCAAACTCTCGCTCGAGGGCGAAGTCTTGCTCTCGCTGCCGCTGCCAGTGGCCGATGGCGAAGACCCCACCAGCCAGGTGGAGATGGTGGTACTGGACGATACCATCTACGCCATCCGCCGGGGCGGCACCAGGATTCACCGGGTCAAGCTAAGCGGTCAGTCTCTTCCGAGCCTGGAAGTCTATGCCCCTTTACGGGGTATCGCCTTTTGGCACAATACCCAGAAAGCCAAGGTCAATGCGCCCATAGACCTCTCGGCCCAGGCCTTTGATTGA
- a CDS encoding DUF3467 domain-containing protein, which produces MSEVSQVPELRVDIDRETALGKYANFAIFSHQKNEFYLDFALMQPGGQPNQVVAVVTSRVITSPQHAKALLRSLAENIQRYEETFGVIPEAVDTSKA; this is translated from the coding sequence GTGAGTGAGGTTTCACAAGTACCCGAGCTACGTGTAGATATTGACCGCGAAACCGCCCTTGGCAAGTATGCCAATTTCGCCATCTTCTCGCACCAAAAAAACGAGTTCTACCTCGACTTCGCCTTGATGCAACCCGGCGGACAACCCAATCAGGTCGTGGCTGTGGTCACCAGCAGAGTGATCACCAGTCCCCAGCACGCCAAAGCGCTGCTGCGTAGCTTGGCCGAGAACATCCAGCGCTACGAGGAAACCTTCGGGGTCATCCCCGAGGCCGTGGACACTTCCAAAGCTTGA
- a CDS encoding MFS transporter yields the protein MIEQLMWSALQHIGFRWLFISSLISLVGSKIHRIALLFVAYQETQNAVWVSLILGAQFLASAVLGPLLGPLSDRYDRRTLMVLSDLVRALLVACIPLFAIGSMPFLMVIAFLMAVFESLHYSASNSAIPDMVPESALDGANGLMTFVSRFADVAFVALAGVLVANVGPAPAFWIDATSYLIAAVLLALLPPLPGKAGKSNYFAAVAEGLRPLWQNPTLSRTIGILALAAAFGSVEAALGIVYAVGALKIGVQGFGVLEGLMAGGAIMGLFVTIPLIKRLSRETVFLLGLGTWGLFLASTGLFPFPVWAGVAMVALGILNTMFIVPARSIIQLAAPPELRGRIMAAFGATMQSAVLIGTFLAGVLEPRLGVLTVLYMSGFAVFLAVFTVFLWGGIPRQPSEARPG from the coding sequence ATGATTGAGCAACTTATGTGGAGCGCATTACAACATATAGGATTTCGCTGGCTGTTTATATCCAGCCTGATATCGCTGGTTGGCAGCAAGATTCATCGCATCGCTTTGCTGTTTGTGGCCTATCAGGAAACCCAGAATGCTGTCTGGGTCTCCCTGATTCTGGGCGCACAGTTTTTGGCCAGCGCAGTGCTGGGGCCGCTGTTGGGGCCCCTGTCCGACCGCTACGACCGCCGTACCCTAATGGTTCTATCCGACCTGGTTCGAGCTCTTCTGGTCGCCTGCATACCGCTTTTTGCTATTGGCTCGATGCCCTTCTTGATGGTTATTGCCTTTCTGATGGCCGTTTTTGAGTCGCTGCATTACTCAGCCAGCAACAGCGCCATTCCCGACATGGTGCCCGAATCAGCACTCGATGGGGCCAACGGCCTGATGACTTTTGTCAGCCGCTTCGCCGATGTGGCCTTTGTGGCCCTGGCAGGGGTGCTGGTCGCAAATGTGGGGCCAGCCCCGGCCTTCTGGATAGATGCTACGTCTTACCTGATTGCCGCTGTGTTGCTGGCCCTTCTACCCCCGCTTCCTGGCAAGGCGGGCAAGAGCAACTACTTTGCCGCCGTGGCCGAAGGCCTGCGCCCGCTGTGGCAAAACCCCACCCTCAGCCGAACCATTGGAATATTGGCCCTGGCCGCTGCTTTTGGCTCGGTAGAGGCAGCCCTGGGGATTGTATATGCGGTGGGCGCCCTCAAAATTGGGGTACAGGGGTTTGGGGTGCTCGAGGGCCTGATGGCCGGAGGGGCCATTATGGGCTTGTTTGTGACCATACCTCTAATTAAACGCCTATCCCGCGAGACGGTGTTCCTGCTGGGGCTGGGAACATGGGGACTCTTTTTAGCCTCCACCGGCTTGTTTCCTTTTCCAGTCTGGGCCGGGGTTGCCATGGTTGCGCTGGGCATCCTGAACACCATGTTTATCGTACCGGCCCGCTCCATTATTCAACTGGCCGCACCGCCCGAGCTGCGGGGTCGCATCATGGCGGCTTTTGGAGCCACCATGCAAAGTGCGGTCTTGATCGGCACCTTTCTGGCCGGGGTTCTGGAGCCACGGCTGGGGGTACTGACGGTGCTGTACATGTCTGGTTTCGCGGTATTTTTGGCGGTCTTTACGGTGTTTTTATGGGGTGGCATCCCGCGCCAGCCCAGTGAAGCCAGACCGGGGTGA
- a CDS encoding methylated-DNA--[protein]-cysteine S-methyltransferase has protein sequence MYSLLIPTPIGPLFARASHQGLLSVELLVLGEGLPERPNRLLRSLARRVEGYFAGKGETFLGIPLDYAGFDVRRMALYEAVRRIPLGETRSYAQMGRLCGLTPRAVGAGMRACPFFLVVPAQRVIHADGSLGGFAGREGLKEWMLHFEGAR, from the coding sequence ATGTACAGCCTGCTGATTCCCACGCCCATTGGCCCCCTTTTTGCCAGGGCTAGCCACCAAGGGTTGCTATCGGTGGAGTTGCTGGTGCTGGGTGAGGGCTTGCCGGAGCGCCCCAACCGGCTTCTGCGTAGCCTGGCCCGGCGGGTAGAAGGCTATTTTGCCGGTAAAGGGGAAACTTTTTTGGGGATACCCCTGGACTATGCCGGTTTCGATGTCCGGCGGATGGCCCTGTACGAAGCAGTTCGACGTATTCCCCTGGGTGAAACCCGCAGTTATGCCCAGATGGGACGCTTGTGCGGCCTGACCCCGAGGGCGGTAGGAGCGGGTATGCGGGCTTGCCCCTTCTTCCTGGTGGTTCCGGCCCAGCGGGTGATACATGCTGATGGCAGCCTGGGCGGTTTTGCTGGTCGCGAGGGCCTTAAGGAGTGGATGCTGCATTTTGAAGGCGCAAGATAG
- a CDS encoding roadblock/LC7 domain-containing protein gives MIQEVLGELQVTKGVLASALVAEDGFVVESLRAEQAPDVDFLGGAASTALASARALSQELGRGEVEEVMVEYPEGPVLLVPLEAGYLLVVLMDSMQSLGRVRFQLKKSVPRLQEALS, from the coding sequence ATGATTCAAGAAGTGCTTGGTGAGTTGCAAGTCACCAAAGGCGTGTTGGCCTCGGCGCTGGTAGCCGAGGATGGCTTTGTGGTCGAGAGTCTCCGTGCCGAGCAAGCCCCGGATGTGGATTTTCTAGGGGGTGCAGCTTCTACGGCGCTGGCCTCTGCGCGGGCTCTATCCCAAGAACTTGGTCGCGGCGAGGTCGAAGAGGTCATGGTAGAGTACCCCGAGGGGCCAGTGCTGCTGGTTCCGCTCGAGGCTGGGTACTTGCTGGTTGTGCTGATGGATTCCATGCAAAGCCTGGGCCGGGTGCGCTTCCAGCTGAAAAAGAGTGTCCCACGCCTCCAGGAGGCTTTATCGTGA
- a CDS encoding TetR/AcrR family transcriptional regulator, producing MLSLRERQKLRRRDRIFRTAINLFREKGFHQTTATDIAKASHVSRGTFFNYYAYKEAVLLDFGAQLLSELREQALAELGQGEPPLEVLRRLWDRLAEVSERERVLLSPLAYELLNPDPARAKAAFEALPLGDLIADILRPLKLRGRLREDMSLERISRSIADVYLLSALRWAAYTPGRQLKEEMTKFLDLMLEGAVTRETSKREKAAKA from the coding sequence ATGCTCAGTCTGCGGGAAAGGCAAAAGCTGCGTCGCCGTGATCGCATTTTTCGCACTGCCATCAACCTGTTTCGGGAGAAGGGGTTTCACCAGACCACCGCCACCGACATTGCCAAAGCCTCGCACGTATCGCGCGGTACTTTCTTCAATTACTACGCCTACAAAGAAGCTGTGCTGCTCGATTTTGGCGCGCAACTGCTGAGCGAGTTGCGCGAACAGGCCCTGGCCGAACTGGGCCAGGGAGAGCCTCCCCTCGAGGTCTTGCGCCGGTTGTGGGATCGGCTGGCCGAGGTGAGCGAGCGGGAACGTGTACTGCTCTCGCCGCTGGCTTACGAGCTCCTGAATCCCGATCCTGCACGAGCCAAAGCTGCCTTCGAGGCTCTGCCTCTGGGCGATCTGATTGCCGATATCCTGCGCCCGCTCAAGCTGCGCGGCAGGCTGCGGGAAGATATGTCGCTCGAGCGCATCTCCCGCTCGATTGCCGATGTATACCTGCTCTCGGCATTGCGCTGGGCGGCCTATACCCCGGGACGGCAGCTCAAGGAAGAGATGACCAAGTTTCTCGACCTCATGCTGGAAGGAGCCGTAACCCGCGAGACCAGCAAGCGCGAAAAAGCCGCTAAGGCTTGA
- the recR gene encoding recombination mediator RecR has product MRYPERLLKLVRALAGLPGVGPKSAQKLGLFLVQNPDMSAELLGSLEAAQALHPCPVCGNLAEGALCPICADPERDKTVICVVETISDLMAIERSGEYNGLYHVLGGALNPLEGIGPEQLYLEKLFSRLEGVAEVILATGMTVEGEATAGYLAERLNQQHVRSTRLAYGLPVGGSLEYADEVTLARALENRRGYQ; this is encoded by the coding sequence ATGCGCTACCCTGAGCGACTCCTCAAACTAGTGCGGGCCCTGGCTGGCCTGCCGGGGGTGGGCCCCAAAAGCGCCCAGAAGCTGGGGTTGTTTTTGGTGCAAAACCCCGATATGTCGGCAGAGTTGCTTGGCAGCCTGGAAGCAGCCCAGGCCCTGCACCCATGCCCGGTATGCGGCAATCTGGCCGAAGGCGCATTGTGCCCCATCTGTGCCGACCCCGAGCGTGACAAGACGGTGATCTGTGTGGTCGAGACCATCTCCGACCTCATGGCCATCGAGCGTAGCGGCGAGTACAACGGCCTTTATCACGTGCTGGGCGGCGCGCTCAACCCCCTGGAGGGAATTGGGCCCGAGCAACTTTATCTGGAAAAGCTCTTTTCTCGGCTGGAGGGTGTGGCTGAAGTCATTCTGGCCACCGGCATGACCGTCGAGGGCGAGGCCACCGCCGGTTATCTGGCCGAGCGCCTGAACCAGCAACACGTCCGCTCGACCCGACTGGCCTATGGCCTGCCGGTCGGAGGGAGCCTCGAGTACGCCGACGAAGTGACCCTGGCCCGGGCACTGGAGAACCGCCGCGGCTATCAGTAG